In the Pseudomonadota bacterium genome, TCGGCAGGATCCCCTGGTTTGACAAAGGCCTGGGCATGGCCGAGGACAAAGATATGACGGACACCCCGGGCCTGGGCATCCTGCAAATCCTTTTTCAACCAGTTCTGCTCCGCTGTGCCGAACCGGTACATTCCATACTCGGGGGGTCCATCTGCTTCATCATACCGGCAGTTGTCTATGGAGACGAAATGGGAGTTGCCCCAGTCGAATGAATAGACCGTACCGGGATACTTAGCGGTGATAAGATTGAGCGGGTCGGGACCGGTCGGCTGTGCGAACTGCTGATTGAAAATGACAATCGGGTCCTGCCCGGCCGGTATGGTTCCCGCCATTAACATCTCGTGGTTCCCGGGGCTGATGAGAAATGGTGTAGTTGCAGCGAGCACATCGGTAGCATTTTTGTAATTACTGTAAAGGGTTTCTCTGTACGGCCAGTTTGCGTGGAAGAGATCGCCTGCATTAATAGCAAAACTCGGCTTCTTAGCCGCTGCAAGCTTTATAATATCAATAAATGCCTTCGGCAGACCTTTTACATCATCTGCTGTTGTAGGCCCCCTGTTGTCAGCCATGGTGACAAAGGTGAACGGGGTCTCCGGAGGGACGGCGGTAGAGAATGTGTAATCCGGCGATGCGGCATTCCCTGTAACGACCTGATAATGATATGCAGTAGCGGGGGAAAGGCCGGTAATAGTCAGCCTGTGGGCATTCGTCGATACATCTTCAAGTTTGGAGAAGGTATAATTTTGGGTCAGTCCCCATTTTATCTCTCCTATTTCCGGTTTATCGGTATCCCAGTAGATGGTTGCATCCGTTTTGGTAACGAGCCCGATCCTTGGTCCGTGGACAATAGTAATATTTTCCGGGGTTGTAAAGGCAGTCATGGAGGATGGGGCAGTTGTATTGCCGTTATTATCTTTATAGACGACCCTCCATTGGTATTGCCGTGCTGCCTGGAGGGTGCCCGCTGGAAGGGTGAACTGTGTCAGATTATTGGTATCAAAACAGCTGTAAGTGTTACCTTTGGCATCTTTACAATTTGTTACGAAAACCACATTATTCGAGCTGTCCCGGACGATCCACTGGCTGGCCTGATGGATGCCCGGCATAGATGATGCAGTGAGCGTCGGGGTGAGTGTATTAACTGTTTCACCCTTTGCGGGAGATATGTTTGTGGCGGGAGGCAGTATTTCAAAGGCATCGATGGTATTTCCTGATACGTCCATGACAGTTGCAACCATCGTGTTGCCTGATACATCAAACCTGGCAAAGTGATAAATAGATTGTGCCTTTATTATATAGGGCGCTGACACCGGGTCATATGGCGTATCCGAGGTCAGGTCTGCCCCGCCGCCGCCAAGGGTAAGGTAGGTGATGCCGTTTACGAGGAGCCGGGAATAGAAGTGCTGGTGGCCCTGGATAACAAGGGGAACATTGTTTGCCTCAAAGACCGGGCCGAGGGCATCTCTGATATCCACCGCCAATGCTGCATCTATGGGATACCGGGAGGCCCACATGGGGGCATGGAAGACCGGGATATTCCACTGCGTCGAAGATCGCATGTTACCTGAAAGCCAGGCATACTGGGGAGTACCGCTGGTAAACTCGGAAAAGAATACGTCCAGCATCAGGAACCTCGCAGGTCCGTAATCGGCGAGGTAATAGTAATCCTTGTACTGTCCAGGGCCTTTTGGTAAGGGATAAAGACTATAGGGTAAGTATTTATAGAAGATCTCCCCGGGACTTGTCTTTTCGTTTATATGGCAGGCGTTGGCAGCGGTCATGCCGGTATAGGGATATGTGCTCAGATTACACTTGCCTTGCTCATCAAGAATCCCCGGCCAGTAGTGCTCGTGGTTCCCTACGCAGGCCAGAAGGGGAAGATTCGCCATGAATGTCAGCGAGCCCGCGAGGGTCCTGTTGAAGTACTGATGATCCCAATAGTGCTCGTCCATTCCGCAATTGACAAAGTCGGAGGCGTTAATGAGTAATGTCTGCCGTATCGGAACATTCTGGCTCACATCGCTCATGATCTGCTCTTCTACCACGCTGTGCTGGGTGAATGAGGTGTCTGAAGGGAGCTGCGCCCCCCTGATATCCCCATATCCGTAAAAGGTGAGGGACGTTGATGCGGGGTCCGGAGGGGTCATAAAAGAACCGCTCGCCGATGTGCCGTCAACAGCAATCCGGTAGTAGTACGTCGATCCAGCGTTGAGGCCTGTTATGATATATGAGAATTGATGCTCGTTCTGGCCGCTTCCGCTTTCCGGGACCGGAACCGGGAGTCCGTAATTGCCCGGGCTTGTCCCCCACTGAATGGTCGCGCTTGTTGGCGTTGAATCGGTCTGCCAGAGGACGGTCATGGCATTGTTGTCAACAGTCGTAGTGCCTGTCTTAGCAGCAAACAATAAATATGGTCCCTTCCTCAGATTCGCACCTGCACCAGAAGAGACTCCGGCTAAAATAACGAAAATGAAAAGCATGCAAATAGCTGCGACAAAAATATGTTTTAAAAGGGAGAACATATAATTATTTCTTAATTTTGTTCGTATTGTACCACAGATATCTCAAATGTCAACAATGACCGCAAGGCGTCAAGTCAAAACATGAATGTCCGGTTTAATTCTGTTGCGTCTTCTCCCTGCATACCATGATTCATTTCCCTGCCAGAAAAACGATTACCACTTCAAGTTCTGTACTGTAAAGTAAGCTGCTCTATGCAACATTAAGGAAGAAGCCCGGAATCTAAAGGAACAGAAAACAAGCCTTCAAAACATTACGTATTTCTAACCGTATTCAATAAGCCTTTCCGATAATTCAAACGACTCAAAAAGTTTCCGGCATAATCAAATAAGTAATACATAATCAAAATCTTCAGTAGGTTTATCCGAAAACTTTTCAAATAAACTTTCAGAACAACCTTCAAAAAAATCCAAATAATAAGGAGCCGCCATGAGAACGCCATTGTTCATTATTGTGTCGTTAATCAGGAAAGTGCTGTTAGCTGTCGCATGTTGCGAACTGCCAGAAATACAGCACCGACTGAACGCCGTCCGTCTGAGGGCATATCTGAATCAAAAAGCATGTTCGAGAAAACACGCGAAAAAAATCGCATGTATCTATGAAGCAATCGTACACCCAATAATTTATACCAAGGAGGCAATATGATCATAGACAAAAACACGTTATTAAAACCTTTATCAGCAATCAGCAGCATCAGCGAACAACGCGGATATACAAATCTTCTGCCCATTCTGAATAACTGCCTGATAGAGTTTAATGGCAGTTTCAGCATCTTCGCAACGAACCTGGAAGTGTCCGCAACAATCGAAACGCCCTACAATCACAGCGGGGAGTCTCAAAAGATATGCATTCCCACAAAAATGTTCCTCGAATATCTCAAATCACTCAACGATGGCGACGTAGAACTCACCCTCGAAGTAAATGTCTTGAGGGTACAGCAGGGGAGAACAAAGGCGGAGTTTTCTTTGGCAGAAGCTGATGAGTATCCTGCTGCATCACAAAACGTCGATGCAGATGAGAAGAAGATGGAGTTTACCATCAAAAAAGACATCTTAAGATCGCTGATTAAAAAAGTAGCATTTGCCATTGCGGCTGATGGAGCGAGAGGTCAGGCCGTGACGGGTGCATACCTCGAACTCAGCAACGGAAAAATCAAGATGGCAGGAACAGATGGCTTCAGGCTCGCTGTTATCGAATATAGTGATCCGTCTCTGACCACCGTCGATACATCAAGTATAATCATCCCGCGGAGGGGGCTATCAGAAATTGCCCGGTTAGCAAACGAAGAAATAAAGATAACAGCGGGCAGGGGAAGTGTCACTGTCATATCAGGAAACACGACGCTCGTATCAAAACTGATCGATGGCATATATCCAGACGTTGACGACGTGATACCGGAGTACCGGGAAGGAGCAACCATAGGCAGGGAAGCCTTGCTCAGATCATTAGGGCAGGTCGGTACCGCAAGCGAAAAAGGGGCAGTGAAAATCAGTTTTGATGACAAATCTATGAAGGTAGAAGCGGAAGGTGGTATCGGGAACATAGAAACCGTAGTTGATGTTGAGTACACGGGGGAACCAATGACTTTCCTTTTTAATCAGCGGTATCTCACGGATGCGCTTTCTCACTTAGAGGAAGAAACCATCGTACTGGCACTGCCGACCAACGGCTACGGTGCGGTGATGATGCGCGAGGTTAAAGACACAACTGTTTATACCAACATAATCATGCCGATCAGAGGATAGAAGACACAGCAACAGCCTATGGAGACATGTAGGCTGTTGCTACCACAAAAAAGGAGTAGACATTATGTATAAATGGATAAAACAATGGAAAGTGCAGGGCTCAGGCAAAGAAGTATATACGGTATCCGTGGATAAAAACGGTTGCTACGGCTGCTCATGCCCCGTTTGGAAGTTCAAAAGGGTAGGGTGCAAGCACATAGACCTCATAAAAAGCAACCCAAACCATATGAACGGCAGCAATACATACCGGTCCGCGACGCCCGGTAATGTCGGAGAGGTGACGATTGTCGGTGTCAACGTATTATATCCCTTAGTCCCTTTTAATCCGGGGATTCAGACTCATCTTATCGCGACAATCATTTATGATATGCAAAGGGCAAACGTGGATCCAAATTATATAAAAGATTACAAAGACCGGATGTTTAAAGAAAAGGTCAGCTTCAAGGCGGTGGACGGATATATCAGAAGCAAAGGTAGGCTCGTCTACTCTAAATGGGTAGAAAAACAAGGGTGGACGGGTCTTGAAACCGTACCATATGATACACCATTAAAAGAAGATGGATAAATAAAATAAACCATAATTATGTGGTGTTATAAGGAATAAGGGAGAAATAACATGAAGAGAAAAAAGAGAATAATATGGTACTGCGATATGTGCGGAACGGCCCTGTTTGATGGGGATCATGCATACGCTACCACGGTAGGAGATATCTCAGAAAAGGATGATGGTTTTGTTGCAGCCTGTGATGAGCCTTGGCTTACAGTAGCATGCAAGAAATGCGGCGAAAAAATATCTGACGCTCTATGCAGGATAATTAATCCGGAGCCTAAGGCAGAACCTATCATGTATCTCCTGTTCACCTGTGACGATTGGCAGTCATGCAGCAGCATGGTGCTGCGCGGTATATTTCCTGACAGGGCGGAATTGGAAAAGGCAAGAAGCGTACTTCTCGAAAACAATGTCATTCGTGACATATACAACAATACTCTGGTTTACGAGGGGCATGTCGGCGTTTTTGAGGTAGACGGCGGTTATATTTGTCCGAGTCAGTATGAGGTGCAAAACACGGCATTATCGGAGGTTGCCTGATGGGCACTATCGAAGGCATAGAAATACTCAAAAATTATACCGCCGGTAATTATGTCGGCTATTTCCCACAGACGATATATACCCTTACCGGTATGCCGATTGGGTGGGACACAATGGTACCGTTAAAACGGATACCGCTGAAAATATCTAATTTTTTCAACAATTTTGTAGAAGTAAGGCGGTTCTGTCTGAAAGACGATTTCTCAAAAAATCAGTACTTCTTTAAAGCGACTTCAGGGAAATTTTTTGAAGTGCTTTATTAAAATCTCGTAACGAACCACATCTTACCTAAGAATAAAACGTACCAAAAATCTTAGAACAGCCAAATTAAAATTAAGGGGGCAGTATGTATAAAGCGTTAATTACCAAAAAAACGATAGATAACATTTTTAAAAATGCTAAACACCAGTCCGAGGTAGTCGTTGCATTGTATCGTAACGTATTCGGAAACGACTACGACAGTATACGGAAACTTCACGGTTTCCCATACGCCTCAAGAGCATTCAACGACTAAAATCCATCACCCCGATATCTTCGCCGGTGGAACTTGGCTTAACCACGGTTTCAGCACAGCCGAGATTGAGAATATCAGTCTCGATTCGCCGTGGGAGGTCAAATGGATTGATGAGAAAAAGATCGAATGGGCTGAGAATATTTTAGAGGTTGCCAATGGGTAAAATCGAAGTGTTTTACCAGGCGATAGATGGTTGTCATCAGACAAGATTTTACCGCACCTTGAAGGGTGCTCAGAAATACGCCCAATTAATGATCGGCACACACCCTGAGATTGGTTGCGGATATGCAATAAGCCACGACGGAATAGGCAAAATAATGGCGACAGGCTGCAAGCTGGCAGATCTGTTTCCAAAGAGAGCGCAGGAGTTGGCATGAAATCGGAGAAAATAGAAACATACGCTACAATCCTGCGTAAAGATTCCGGCTGCATCGGATGTATGGGGCCAGAAACTCCGTACATCCTTTTTAAGCTCAATGATGGAAGGGAACTCCTCTGGTGGTCCGATAAGGTAGATCGCGAATGGCGGCGGGAGGAAGGTGACACTGTGAAGATCGCCGCTTTTGTAAGACAATCTACCGGCAGGTTGTTCCGGGTGAGAATCAGCAGTGACCCGAAAAACTATGTGAAACAATTAAGGAGGTAGGATGAGCACCACATGTAAAATATATGATATCGACGAAGCGCCGAGGAAAATAGAATTATTCGGCATTAAATCAAAGGAACAAGAATCTGCTACGCATGTCATTGAATTTCCTGGAGGGGCTGTCGAGGTATCAAGAACCTCAGACGGGAACTACTGGGCACACATCATCGTAAATAAAGATTATATCGTCGAAGGCTGTAATGGCATCCGCAAATCTTACGGTGCAATCATAGGCAGCCGGGTCGATACCGGTAATGGTGTCAATAAGATACCCAGTCATGAAGACATAACACAAGTGGCATTGTTGATTAAACCAATTTGTAGACCAGGAGGTATTGATAGATGCAAATAAAAATCAAAGACAAAGAAAAAGTTGTTTTTAACGCACCCGGCAACGTTGCCGAGATATTCCAGAAGATTCTTGCCACAGAAAATGAAATCGATCGCGATAAGGAACATTTCTGGGCAGTAGGCATAAACGCCAATAATACAATCAAGTACATAGAACTTGTAAGTCTCGGTACGCTCGAATCATCGCTCGTTCATAGTCGTGAAACATTTCGGCTTGCAATTTTGAAGGCAGCATCAAGAATCGTAGTTGCACACAATCATCCATCAGGAACCCTCTCGCCGTCAGAAGAAGACATCAAGATCACAAAAAGACTGGTCGATGCAGGAGATATAATCGGCATCAAAGTTCTGGATCATGTGATAGTCACCAAGGGCGGATTCACGAGCCTGAAGGAACAAGGCTATATTATTTAAGGGGGAGCCATGGGAGCAGATTTTTTTGGAACATATTCAAAAGGGAAAACAGCACGGGAAGCCTTTGCGATGTCTAAGAATAAGGCTTTTCATGATTATGGGCACAGCGGGTACACAGGGAGCATAGCCGAAAAGAACACATTTACAATGATCGATGTTCCTGAAAGTTTTACGCCGGTGAAATATGCTTCAAAATTGTTGAAAGAAGATGATGACAGGGTATCCGATAAATGGGGTCCAGCCGGATGCATATTCATCAGACAGGATAACGATGAAAATGTGTACTTGTTTTTCGGATGGGCAAGCTCATAAAGTGGAATGTCGCATAAAAGCAAAAAGCGTCTCTTCGGAGGCGCTTTTTTTATACCTTTTCTATGGTTCGATATGGTTGTTACGGAAAGTGAACCGTTCCGAATGAGGGGGCAAGTGTCTCTGATGCATACAATGGGGTAACTGAACCCTTAAAGAATATAGAAAAAAGTATCAGGGTCAGAACTGCGCTGATAATTGCAATTTTTGTCAATATTTTGCGAAGATTGAGAAAAAACATGACCATAATTATACTTCCGAATGCGAGGCAGTATGTGCAGTACGTATCGTACCACACCTGAAATCCGATGAGATAGACTTCAGTTCCAACCCCTGCAGAAAGAGCAATGACAAGGAGAAGGTCTTTTTTTAAAATGCTCAGCAGGATAACGAGCGCCATAAAGGCAATACCGATGTACTGCAGGCCAATACCGAAGAGATTACCACTCAGGTACGAGCATGCACCCCCGCAGATGCTGTAGTAAATCTCCAATACGATTGCTATACACGCAAGTATAACATTCAGTATGTGTCTTTTTCGCTCCAACCATTTCAATGAATTATCTTTCAAATTACAGGTACCCGCCCAACCCGCTGAATCTTAAAATCTGTCTGTTGTTTTTAATCGCAATTGCAAGGGCTTTTTCAGATCCTATTAGCACAAGTTTTTCCCTTGCCCTTGTGATCGCAGTATATATTAGATTACGATAAAGCATGACATAGTGCTGTGTTGTTACCGGCATGATAACGCAAGGAACTTCGCTCCCCTGAAACTTATGAACAGTGAGCGCATAGCCAAAATCAACCTGGTCAAGCTCAAAATCTTCGTAATCAATGATCCTGTCATCGAAGAGGATGGATACCTTTCTCTCTTCGCTGTCTGTTTTTATCACGTATCCGATCTCTCCGTTGAATACCTCTTTTCCGTAGTTGTTCTCTACCTGTATAACCTTGTCGCCAGGTAAAAATCCGCCAACCTGAATAACGCCCAATAATTTCTTAACCCTGTGATCCTTTTTGAGCATCGCAAGATTATGATTTCGCATAGTGTTTCTCAGGGCGGTATTCAGTTCCCTTGTTCCGGTAGTCCCCTTTTTCATAGGAGATAGAACCTGGGTTTTTTCCATCGGCGAATACATCTGTGAACTGACCGCTTCAACAATCCTCTCCCTGATGTCCAGGGGATCAACCTCGTTTATAAAAATAAAATCTTTTGAACCCACCAGATGTTGTATCGTCTCTCCCGCATGGATACAGTGTGCTGCCCTGACAATATTCGAATCCTCTGCCTGCCTCTGTATCCTTGTGAGAACATTCACCGTGCAGAGGCTGTGTTCGACCATATCTTTCAGGACACGCCCCGGGCCCACAGATGGAAGCTGGTTGTAATCGCCTACCAGGACGAGGCAGGTACCCCGTATCGCCTTTAAGAGCGATTCCATAAGGAGTATGTCGGTCATGGACATTTCATCTATAATGACAAAGCCGGCTGACAAAGGGTTTGACTCGTTTCTTTTGAACCTCAGAGATGCGCCGTCAAATTTGGCTTCAAGGAGTCTGTGTATTGTTTTTGCTTCCCTGCCTGTAACCTCGGAGATCCTTTTTGCCGCCTTACCTGTCGGCGCTGCGATGGCGTAAGAAATCTGCAACTTTTCAAGTATCTGTATCAGGCTCAATAACGAGTATGTCTTTCCGGTTCCCGGTAATCCGGCAAGGACGGAGAGTTTCTTCAACAATGCCGATTTGACAGCGCTCCTTTGTTCTTCAGTCAGGTATGTGAACTCGTCGATAATCTTCTCTATGACTTCCTTTTGTATCATGGATTGCTCATATGCCATCCTGTTTATTCTGCCCGCAACATACCGTTCTGCATTGTATATCCGTTTGAGATACACGCAATCGCTGGTAAGCACAAGATTGTCAAACCTGTTTTCATGAAGGTGATCGGAGATGATTATCCCGTCGAGTTGCAGTATCTCGCAGGCCCGCTTCAGCAGTTCCGATTCGGCGAGGTAACAATGACCCTCCTTGAATGTTGCGTTATCAAGACAGTACATGATCCCTGCCGTCATGCGTGCGGGATGGGTGTCCTTTATCCCCAATTCTTTTGCTATAATATCTGCTTTCAAAAATCCTACACCCCGGATTTCTGTTAAGATGTAAGGGTTATTTCTGATCTTTTCAATTGCGGATGAACCAAACGCTTTGAGGGCCTTCTTTGCATACGTTACCGTAAGCCCGAACGAACAGAGTGTTGTGATGAGATCTGCGATGTCTCTCTGTTCTTTCCACGAGGACATGATCTTTTCAGAGGTAACTTGTCCGATGCCCTTCACCTGCAATATTGCCTGAGGGTTTCTGTCCAGGACTTCAAGGGTATCCTTCCCGAAACATTCCACGATCCTCTGCGCCGTCACAGGGCCAATACCATTAATAAGACCGGATGAAAGGAACCTGATTATCTCTGCCTTGCCGTGAGGTTCAACGATATCGATCTTTTCTATTTTTAGCTGAAACCCGTATTTTGTGTTTGTCCACTTTCCGGCAATGATGTGCTTTACAC is a window encoding:
- a CDS encoding metallophosphoesterase produces the protein MLFIFVILAGVSSGAGANLRKGPYLLFAAKTGTTTVDNNAMTVLWQTDSTPTSATIQWGTSPGNYGLPVPVPESGSGQNEHQFSYIITGLNAGSTYYYRIAVDGTSASGSFMTPPDPASTSLTFYGYGDIRGAQLPSDTSFTQHSVVEEQIMSDVSQNVPIRQTLLINASDFVNCGMDEHYWDHQYFNRTLAGSLTFMANLPLLACVGNHEHYWPGILDEQGKCNLSTYPYTGMTAANACHINEKTSPGEIFYKYLPYSLYPLPKGPGQYKDYYYLADYGPARFLMLDVFFSEFTSGTPQYAWLSGNMRSSTQWNIPVFHAPMWASRYPIDAALAVDIRDALGPVFEANNVPLVIQGHQHFYSRLLVNGITYLTLGGGGADLTSDTPYDPVSAPYIIKAQSIYHFARFDVSGNTMVATVMDVSGNTIDAFEILPPATNISPAKGETVNTLTPTLTASSMPGIHQASQWIVRDSSNNVVFVTNCKDAKGNTYSCFDTNNLTQFTLPAGTLQAARQYQWRVVYKDNNGNTTAPSSMTAFTTPENITIVHGPRIGLVTKTDATIYWDTDKPEIGEIKWGLTQNYTFSKLEDVSTNAHRLTITGLSPATAYHYQVVTGNAASPDYTFSTAVPPETPFTFVTMADNRGPTTADDVKGLPKAFIDIIKLAAAKKPSFAINAGDLFHANWPYRETLYSNYKNATDVLAATTPFLISPGNHEMLMAGTIPAGQDPIVIFNQQFAQPTGPDPLNLITAKYPGTVYSFDWGNSHFVSIDNCRYDEADGPPEYGMYRFGTAEQNWLKKDLQDAQARGVRHIFVLGHAQAFVKPGDPAEGMVRHPADRDALWQILVDYNVDAYITGHIHSSNDQWGQVSGTKWDGKSVIHWMNGDSGSVFDASGNPMPGQNHWTLWTVNGETVTADLYNDFGNKVYSRTFQGYQPPTPLTSTSPAANAVDVSVNAVITATFATAPPAATTTFTVTGSGNTPVQGAVSFNGKIVTFTPSGNLSNGETYAASIQSTAGNARWSFTTIATNKASPSTPTGTGKITIDTAATTISNVNVLLDTDPSLNQTNKPTGYIFKDGVVSYNLTGVPVGGTVQVSLAFPSGIPAGSRIYKVSDSSGFYQFTNVTINGSTATLTVTDGGAGDNDGVADGNISDPVGVGISTATAVSGGGGGGGCFIATAAYGSYLHPYVQILREFRDAFLSVNSVGRSFVEWYYRVSPSIADTISTSEAMKTGVRMLLLPAVGFGYLCLTIGVVPALLMLILLVTIVWLGMRSLYRHKHSLLN
- the dnaN gene encoding DNA polymerase III subunit beta, with translation MIIDKNTLLKPLSAISSISEQRGYTNLLPILNNCLIEFNGSFSIFATNLEVSATIETPYNHSGESQKICIPTKMFLEYLKSLNDGDVELTLEVNVLRVQQGRTKAEFSLAEADEYPAASQNVDADEKKMEFTIKKDILRSLIKKVAFAIAADGARGQAVTGAYLELSNGKIKMAGTDGFRLAVIEYSDPSLTTVDTSSIIIPRRGLSEIARLANEEIKITAGRGSVTVISGNTTLVSKLIDGIYPDVDDVIPEYREGATIGREALLRSLGQVGTASEKGAVKISFDDKSMKVEAEGGIGNIETVVDVEYTGEPMTFLFNQRYLTDALSHLEEETIVLALPTNGYGAVMMREVKDTTVYTNIIMPIRG
- a CDS encoding SWIM zinc finger domain-containing protein, whose product is MYKWIKQWKVQGSGKEVYTVSVDKNGCYGCSCPVWKFKRVGCKHIDLIKSNPNHMNGSNTYRSATPGNVGEVTIVGVNVLYPLVPFNPGIQTHLIATIIYDMQRANVDPNYIKDYKDRMFKEKVSFKAVDGYIRSKGRLVYSKWVEKQGWTGLETVPYDTPLKEDG
- a CDS encoding DNA repair protein RadC, whose amino-acid sequence is MQIKIKDKEKVVFNAPGNVAEIFQKILATENEIDRDKEHFWAVGINANNTIKYIELVSLGTLESSLVHSRETFRLAILKAASRIVVAHNHPSGTLSPSEEDIKITKRLVDAGDIIGIKVLDHVIVTKGGFTSLKEQGYII
- a CDS encoding ATP-dependent RecD-like DNA helicase, whose protein sequence is MNNNLSIMGEFLRFLYQSENFSVMLVKVVKIIEKGSGFNGNCPAAGNTIACVGSIPEGFFYDGVKHIIAGKWTNTKYGFQLKIEKIDIVEPHGKAEIIRFLSSGLINGIGPVTAQRIVECFGKDTLEVLDRNPQAILQVKGIGQVTSEKIMSSWKEQRDIADLITTLCSFGLTVTYAKKALKAFGSSAIEKIRNNPYILTEIRGVGFLKADIIAKELGIKDTHPARMTAGIMYCLDNATFKEGHCYLAESELLKRACEILQLDGIIISDHLHENRFDNLVLTSDCVYLKRIYNAERYVAGRINRMAYEQSMIQKEVIEKIIDEFTYLTEEQRSAVKSALLKKLSVLAGLPGTGKTYSLLSLIQILEKLQISYAIAAPTGKAAKRISEVTGREAKTIHRLLEAKFDGASLRFKRNESNPLSAGFVIIDEMSMTDILLMESLLKAIRGTCLVLVGDYNQLPSVGPGRVLKDMVEHSLCTVNVLTRIQRQAEDSNIVRAAHCIHAGETIQHLVGSKDFIFINEVDPLDIRERIVEAVSSQMYSPMEKTQVLSPMKKGTTGTRELNTALRNTMRNHNLAMLKKDHRVKKLLGVIQVGGFLPGDKVIQVENNYGKEVFNGEIGYVIKTDSEERKVSILFDDRIIDYEDFELDQVDFGYALTVHKFQGSEVPCVIMPVTTQHYVMLYRNLIYTAITRAREKLVLIGSEKALAIAIKNNRQILRFSGLGGYL